CTTGAAATGCGTGCCGATGACGGCGCCGTCGGCGATCTTCAGAATGTCGGCCACGTTGTCGATATTGACGCCCGTATTGGCGAAGACCGGCGTATTTGGCAGCACGTCCTTCACCAGCTTGAGGTTGCCGGTCTCGACCGCTTCACCGGTCATCGGCCCGGACACCAGGACGATGTCCGCCAGCGATGAGAACACGGCGCTCTTTGCGCGGGCGGCGATCGGACGATCGCCGATGGGTGAAGCAAACTCGGCATTGATGTTGAACATCAGTTTCAAATCGGTGCGATCGCAATCGGCGCGCAGGCGCAGGGCCTTCGCCGCGTCCGGTGCCCACAGGCCCATGTCGGAATCATAGACGCCGGTGAAAATCTCGCGCACAAAGCGGGCACCACTGGCGATGCCGAGGCCGACGCTCGCCACCGGGTCCCAAAGATAGTTGACGCCGAACGGAACCTTGATCGACCGCTTCAACTCGCCGATGGCAAAAGCCATGGTCGCCAGCGTCTCCGGCGACGCTTTCAGCAGATAGGGGCGATCCCCTTCATTGCCGAACATGACCGCATCGACGCCGCCCTGCTGCAAGGCAGCGATATCGGCGGCGGCCGAATCGATGATCTTCTGGACACCGCCCGCCTTGTCATAAAGCGGCGAGCCCGGAAGCGGCGGGAAATGGATCATCGCAATGATCGGTTTGTGGCTGCCAAAGGTCTCTTTGATCATGTGTCGGTTCTCTGTGTTGGAGGATCAGGCGATCTGGGGACGGGCAAGCACATTGCCCGACGCCGCATCGAAGACATGCATCTGGGTGAGATCGTAGTGAAGATGGAGTTCGCTGCCGGGCCGCGCCATGAAATCGCGTGGCATGCGCGCCATGATCTCTGGCCCACCGGCGCCACCCAGCTCAGCCACCAGGATCACCTCGGGACCGAGCAGTTCGACCGCGACGGTGACGACCGTGACTGCGACGGACGAGCCGCCAACCGGCGCTTGGTGGAAATCTTCCGGGCGCAGGCCGACCGTCACAGGCTGGCCGGCATGGCTCGCATAACCGGCCTTGAACGCATTCGGGATCGGCAGACGTGCGGCACCCACGACAGCATGGAGATCGCCCTGCCCCGCCCCTTCCAGTCGGCCCGCCACCAAGTTCATCGGCGGGCTGGCAAGGAAGCCGGCGACGAAGGTATTGGCGGGGTTGCGGTAGACCTCAAGCGGGGCACCAACTTGGATGATATGGCCATCCTTCATGATGCAGATGCGCTGGCCCATGGTCATGGCCTCGATCTGGTCATGAGTCACATGGATGATCGTTGTGCCAACCTTGTGATGCAGCTTGATGAGCTCCGTCCGCATTGCGGCGCGCAATTTCGCGTCGAGATTGGACAGCGGCTCGTCCAGCAGGAAGGCCTGTGGATTGCGCACGAGCGCACGGCCCAGGGCCACGCGCTGGCGCTGGCCGCCGGACAATTGCGCGGGCTTGCGGTCAAGCAAGGGCTCGATCCCCATCATGGCGGAGATCGACTTCACACGCTGCTCGATCTCGGCCCGCCCGACACCGCGCAGCTTCAACCCGAAACCGAGATTGCCAGCCACCGTCATATGCGGATAGAGCGCGTAGTTCTGGAACACAATGGCGATGTCGCGGTCGGCCGGGTCGACATCGTTCATCCGCTTGCCGCCGATAAAGAGATCGCCCTCGGAGATCGATTCCAACCCGCCGATCATGCGCAAGGTCGTCGATTTGCCGCAGCCCGACGGTCCCAGGAAGATCATGAACTCGCCGTCCTTGATCTCCAGGCTGATATTGTCGACGGCCACGACAGAGCCGCCATAGACCTTGCTGATGTTCTTGAGCTCAATGCCGGCCATGCCGCTTTACCTTCAATTGATCGACCGCATGTAGCGGTAGAGATAGACCGTGAGGCCGAGGATCGCCGCCAGCAGGATGATCGACATGGCCGATGCCTCGCCGACATTGAGGCTGACGAACGCCGTCCGGTAGATGAAATAGCTGACGAAATCGGTAGCCGTCCCCGGCCCGCCGCGCGTCATGATGTAGATGAGGTCGTAGGTCTTGACCGCGAAGATGAGGCGGATGAGCAAGGTCACCACGATCACCGTGCGCATCATCGGCAGGGTGATATGAATGAAGCATTGGAACGCATTGGCGCCGTCGACCCGCGCCGCCTCATAGGGTTCCTTTGGCAAGGACGACAAGCCCGCCAAGAGCAGCACAATCATGAACGAGACCTGGTGCCAGATGTCGACCAGGATCACGGTCCAGATGGCGATCTTGGTGTCACCCAGCCAGTTGACCGGATCAATGCCGATTGTCCCCAGCAGATAGTTGACGATGCCGAGATTGGGATGCAGGAACATGCGCCAGATGAGGCCGACAATGACCGGGTTCATCAACAGCGGGCAGAGCAGGATCGCATAGTAAACCGGCTTGAACCGCTCGACCTTGTTGAGCATCAAGGCGACCGCAAAGCCGATCAGGAATTCAAGCAGCACGACGCCGGTCACGAAGCGCAGGGTCAGCCAGGCCGAGTGGCGGAATTCCGCATCCGCCAAAGCGAGCTTGAAGTTCTTGAGCCCCGTGAACGTGTCGAAGTTGGGCGCGATCAGCGTGTAGTCATGAAGGCTAGTGAAGAGCGCGGAGAGGACGGGGAACAGAATGATCAAGAACAGCACCAGCAGGCTGGGCGTTGCCATGGCATAGCCGAACCGGCGGTCGCGCCGATCGGCCGCATTGGCCCCTTTTCCTGAAATGCCGATCATCCGATTTCCCCGTCCTGAGCCGCGTTACTTCAGCTTGCCGTCTTTCTTGGCGAGTTCGGCGAACTCGACCTCGACCGCAGCCAAGGCATCTGCCGGCGACTTTT
This genomic interval from Rhodospirillaceae bacterium contains the following:
- the ugpC gene encoding sn-glycerol-3-phosphate ABC transporter ATP-binding protein UgpC, with the protein product MAGIELKNISKVYGGSVVAVDNISLEIKDGEFMIFLGPSGCGKSTTLRMIGGLESISEGDLFIGGKRMNDVDPADRDIAIVFQNYALYPHMTVAGNLGFGLKLRGVGRAEIEQRVKSISAMMGIEPLLDRKPAQLSGGQRQRVALGRALVRNPQAFLLDEPLSNLDAKLRAAMRTELIKLHHKVGTTIIHVTHDQIEAMTMGQRICIMKDGHIIQVGAPLEVYRNPANTFVAGFLASPPMNLVAGRLEGAGQGDLHAVVGAARLPIPNAFKAGYASHAGQPVTVGLRPEDFHQAPVGGSSVAVTVVTVAVELLGPEVILVAELGGAGGPEIMARMPRDFMARPGSELHLHYDLTQMHVFDAASGNVLARPQIA
- a CDS encoding BtpA/SgcQ family protein translates to MIKETFGSHKPIIAMIHFPPLPGSPLYDKAGGVQKIIDSAAADIAALQQGGVDAVMFGNEGDRPYLLKASPETLATMAFAIGELKRSIKVPFGVNYLWDPVASVGLGIASGARFVREIFTGVYDSDMGLWAPDAAKALRLRADCDRTDLKLMFNINAEFASPIGDRPIAARAKSAVFSSLADIVLVSGPMTGEAVETGNLKLVKDVLPNTPVFANTGVNIDNVADILKIADGAVIGTHFKVGGDTWKSVDGDRVKRFMDKVGKIR
- a CDS encoding sugar ABC transporter permease; amino-acid sequence: MIGISGKGANAADRRDRRFGYAMATPSLLVLFLIILFPVLSALFTSLHDYTLIAPNFDTFTGLKNFKLALADAEFRHSAWLTLRFVTGVVLLEFLIGFAVALMLNKVERFKPVYYAILLCPLLMNPVIVGLIWRMFLHPNLGIVNYLLGTIGIDPVNWLGDTKIAIWTVILVDIWHQVSFMIVLLLAGLSSLPKEPYEAARVDGANAFQCFIHITLPMMRTVIVVTLLIRLIFAVKTYDLIYIMTRGGPGTATDFVSYFIYRTAFVSLNVGEASAMSIILLAAILGLTVYLYRYMRSIN